The genomic interval aCAGTTCAACTGACTTTTCAGCTGATAggtagttcagcagaagactTTTAGAAGCCCAGTCAGCTGAAGAAGAGTTCAATAGATGAAGAACCCAACTGAAAAGTTCAACTGAATCAATGAAATCAGTTCATTTGatgagccaactgatttcaccacacTAGTTCAAGACCAGTTTAGCTGACCAGTTCAGAGCATTAGTTAGGAACTGACTAGTTTGCAGGACAAGACAAGCTTATCTAAGTGGAGTCCAGCTGTGCGCATTAAGGAAAGCAAATGTCCGATAAAAGGACGATAAATAAACGTTGCAGCAGAGCTTAAAAGCAATATGTTCCAGAATGGCTGTCAGAAAGTACAAGACACAAATTTCGAGGAGCGGATTCAAATTGCAACAGACATATTTGATGAGTCTTGATTTACAGTCATATTGtctctataaatacaagatcaagaccatcaaTAAACAAGTGTGTGAAAAACAGAAAGAGGAAGATAGGGCATGCTCAATtcatatcagcttacaagaagcaaccAGCCCATATTTGAGGGAGCACAacaacgtgttatcagcttagattagaagcacaattccttcagtgtgtgagaacacattCGTGTTGTAGATCAGTTCTCACTTCTCATACACGCACACACAATCAttcacatatacaagagagttgactTCAAATATTaattgagtgagtcttgcacaaagacattaaacttgtgtatgtagtctttaacACATAAATGTTAAACAATTGTTGGCTAGAAGGTGTTGCCTTCAggctagactaggagttcagttaggcagtagcataagtcctaagctgagtaggtttgtacaaggtgttgtttAAATcgaagtcttctagtggatcttaccagaggtggtagaaggggtgacgcaggagcagttgaagtctccgaatatTCATAAACATAACTTGTGTCTTTAACCgttaactgaactgatataagcTCGAACCGATCCCTTTTACTTCAGTTATTAAGTTCCTACAAATGCAGTGAGAATATTTGCGCTTGAAACATAGCGCTGTTGGCAGCACCGATCCCATCACATAGGTGGTCTGTTTTTAAGAATATCCTACAAACTCGGCCTTTTACAAGCAAAGAATTAACCATTAAAAGTACAGCTTATTCTCACTGCATTTGTAGGAAAAAACAACACTAATGAACTTCAAAAGGTTAATATAATCGTTAACGCAAATGATAAAACATTTGATGCAGCTATAGTGAAAGACAAAAGACCTCAGCTTTTAACATACAACAGTATGGGATCTCGAGAAGACCAGCTAGCCGATTATATGTAACAAGTCTAAATACATCACAACAAATCATTATTAGTAGATATTCACTTTTATTCACTTTTCCTAATTTCAGTacataatatcatatatatttttagctTATCAAGTTTCAAGCACAAATATATTTTCTCGGTACTAGGCGAAGTGGAGTTTTCTTATGCATAACCATCCCAGGCAAGGCTTCAGTATCTATGCCATCTTTCTTTAATCCATGAGGCAACTCCCAGTCAAAAGAGTAAACAAGATTGGCAAGTGCAAGCTCCATAGTTGACAGCCCTATCGATATCCCGGGACAACCTCTTCTTCCCGAGCCAAAAGGTAGGAGCTCAAAGTCTCGCCCGATCACATCGACAGAACTATTCAAGAATCTCTCTGGAGAGAATTCATCTGGATTTTCCCAATATTCTGGATCTCTTGCAATAGCCCATGAATTGATATGAACCAAAGTTTTAGGTGGGATGGTGTATCCTCCTACAATGCGTTCTTCCATACATTCTCTAGGTACTAGAAGTGGAGCTGGTGGGTACAATCTTAAGGTCTCCTTTACGACTGCTTTAAGATAGGGAAGCCTGGGCACATCCTCTTCGCTTACAAAACCCTTTTTCCCAATGGTTTCTCTGATTTCAGCTTGCAGTTTCTTCATCGTACGCGGAGTTTCCACGAGGGCAGTCATAGCCCAGATAATTGACAATGCACTTGTGTCGGTTCCAGCGACAAATATATCCTAAAAACAGCgtacaataaaaaaatcaatcttgttaatttttttactcTCAGCTGTTAATTAATTCGATGAAAAACATCATAGAACCCATGTCGAAGGAGTTGTTATGAGAATGAAAAGAGATAACTTACATAGAGCACAGCCTTGATACGATCCCATGTCAAATCAATAGAGCACAAGTTCTGTTCCTTAAGCTGGAGTAAAATGTCAAGAATATTATCGGTATTCTTCGTCTTATCCCTGTAATTTGGATCCAGATGCTCATCAATCAGTCCTTGGCAGAACTCATCCATGTCTTTGAAAGTCTTATCCAGCCTGGATAACATCCCAGTTAACTTGTCCACCCAACTGAACCAAGGTAAATAATCGGAAACAAAGAAACCTGCCTGCAGCGTCTGAGCCTCAATCAGAAGATCGTCGAATTTTCGTTTGTTCGATTCCTCTTCACCTGATTTCTTGCCAAAGGCAATCCTACGGATCAACGTTACAGTCAATTCAAGGATGATCGTACTCAGATTGACACCATCTTCTTGACCAGATGAGTTGGAATTTGCTATGTTTTTTATCATACGAAATACTTCGTCTTCTCGAATCGGCCGGAATGATTGGACATGTTTGTTGCTAAACAAATGAAGCACACAAATCTTTCTTAACTCCTTCCAAGAATCACTATAAGGGGAGAAAGCTAGATCCAATCCGCCGTAGGTTAATTTCTGCATGCCAAGAGAAGGCGGCCTGCTGCAGAAGGCGAGATCGTGCGTTTTTAGAACTTCTTTCGCCATTTTCGCTGAAGAAACTACGACAACTTGAACTTTACCCAGCTTCATGGACATGAGAGGACCATATGTTTTGGCGAGTTTGAATAGATAGAGGTGAGTATTGACGCCGTCGAATTGGTGAAGGTTTCCAATGATGAACAGTCCCGGAGGAGACGGAGGAAGATGGGATTTCGCTGCATTTTTCGGGGTTTTGAAGAGGAAGAACATGACAACAGGCAAAATCAAGGCCAGAAGGAGAATCATTTTTTATGTTTCGTGATTTCCATATTATCCGAGTGctgatatatttataaatactaGTAGCAAAACTAGTGAATTATAAATATTGATCGTAAATTTACTGATCAACGAGTAGACAGGAAATTTTccacaaattattcaataacaaatattattttaaaattttctatcaTTTTAAACAAACATGATTTAATTTCTCTTatatttttcttgtttatttttgaATCATTCAATATCTTTTCCGAATTTGTTTGTTTGATTTTTTAGTTTTCTGCTTCTTTGTTCGATTAAATTCAACAATGTCAttatcatatatgattttcatgtTTATTTTTCATCATCGGATTTGATGTTGATTAATCtctttgataattgtcttgtttTTTCTTATGATGTTCTTATTTTGTTTATTTGACTCGTTCATATTTCGGGTcttattacattttattttctctttttttacGTCTCACTTGGATTTCTGACATTTTCATCACCATTGACAACACGTTATTGTTCTTACCAgctaaattgtttaatttaaaatgaaactCGTCATGTTTCTTGTGTGGTTCTCTTTATgtttacatatatatttttttcttgtaAATGAACTAAATTCATA from Primulina eburnea isolate SZY01 chromosome 17, ASM2296580v1, whole genome shotgun sequence carries:
- the LOC140818306 gene encoding 6,7,8-trihydroxycoumarin synthase-like — its product is MILLLALILPVVMFFLFKTPKNAAKSHLPPSPPGLFIIGNLHQFDGVNTHLYLFKLAKTYGPLMSMKLGKVQVVVVSSAKMAKEVLKTHDLAFCSRPPSLGMQKLTYGGLDLAFSPYSDSWKELRKICVLHLFSNKHVQSFRPIREDEVFRMIKNIANSNSSGQEDGVNLSTIILELTVTLIRRIAFGKKSGEEESNKRKFDDLLIEAQTLQAGFFVSDYLPWFSWVDKLTGMLSRLDKTFKDMDEFCQGLIDEHLDPNYRDKTKNTDNILDILLQLKEQNLCSIDLTWDRIKAVLYDIFVAGTDTSALSIIWAMTALVETPRTMKKLQAEIRETIGKKGFVSEEDVPRLPYLKAVVKETLRLYPPAPLLVPRECMEERIVGGYTIPPKTLVHINSWAIARDPEYWENPDEFSPERFLNSSVDVIGRDFELLPFGSGRRGCPGISIGLSTMELALANLVYSFDWELPHGLKKDGIDTEALPGMVMHKKTPLRLVPRKYICA